One window of uncultured Trichococcus sp. genomic DNA carries:
- the flgL gene encoding flagellar hook-associated protein FlgL, which yields MRITDRITATNMIQSINRSQGKLEKYNNQLSSMKEISKPSDDPLRASQIMNLNNSLIQNEEFSVTIADTVDWTNMQDSALENATNSLRRITTLIQSASTGTMSDSDRQAVKAEMETEISTMVDSLNTNFGGKYVFSGMNTTTKPFEISRDAAGAMTGIQYQGTVDETDANGNVIPVKADLSRPIATGVDVSLKTDGRQLMNEQGTPAEKDDLGTFIADALKALDANDTEALSGKLLARSNAETENVVNMRTEIGAISNRLKSAQERNTSENINLKSIRSNKQDVDLAEKYMEFTMEQQAFQASLAMGTKILQTNILDYL from the coding sequence ATGCGCATCACGGATAGAATCACCGCAACGAACATGATCCAAAGCATTAATCGAAGCCAAGGCAAGTTGGAAAAATACAACAACCAATTGTCTTCGATGAAGGAAATCAGCAAACCATCCGATGATCCACTAAGGGCATCGCAAATCATGAATTTGAACAACAGCTTGATCCAGAATGAAGAATTTTCCGTAACGATTGCAGACACCGTCGATTGGACCAACATGCAGGATTCCGCGTTGGAAAATGCTACCAATTCGCTCAGACGGATCACGACGCTGATCCAGTCGGCTTCCACCGGAACGATGTCGGATTCGGACCGTCAAGCCGTAAAAGCGGAAATGGAAACCGAAATCAGCACAATGGTCGACTCATTGAACACAAATTTTGGCGGCAAATATGTCTTCTCCGGCATGAACACGACGACCAAGCCATTTGAAATCAGTCGGGATGCTGCAGGCGCAATGACCGGTATTCAGTACCAAGGGACAGTTGACGAAACCGATGCAAACGGCAATGTCATCCCAGTAAAAGCTGATTTATCACGCCCAATCGCGACAGGCGTGGATGTCTCGCTGAAGACGGATGGCAGACAATTGATGAACGAGCAGGGCACGCCAGCAGAAAAAGATGATTTGGGTACCTTCATTGCGGATGCGCTGAAAGCTTTGGATGCGAACGATACCGAAGCCCTCTCCGGGAAACTGTTGGCACGTTCAAACGCGGAGACCGAGAATGTCGTCAATATGCGGACCGAAATTGGAGCAATCTCCAACCGCCTGAAATCCGCCCAAGAACGGAACACTTCCGAAAACATCAACCTCAAGTCGATCCGTTCCAACAAACAGGACGTGGACTTGGCCGAGAAATACATGGAATTCACGATGGAACAGCAGGCTTTCCAAGCATCCTTGGCTATGGGCACCAAGATTCTTCAGACCAATATTTTAGACTATCTATAA
- the fliD gene encoding flagellar filament capping protein FliD has translation MSVSSNINFLGSYSGITSESIDSLIAAQSGKLTQYSNQKEALTKEKAAWSDIQTRLTNLNTKMDTLMDPKSFFSKKTTSSDETKLAVSAGTNAVPGKYEITVERLASASRLTSGQILTTGQTNTTALGFEGTFKLSSQDTNEIGSSDPKTLKQVDITIANTDSLKDVITKINAQTKDSGISATIIDGRLSLADAQLGDRTIAVTSATDLADKLALDPAATGTAKATLAAGTSAKVTVNNTITLERNSNTITDAIEGMTLNLKATTVGSSVSVSVADDTDNTLKVVKDFVEQYNSTVSFITEKLSVGNPSSETNVSGALSGDSTLMRLQSSLRQMLTGGVAIQKVDPSDPNEAQKFDFIGSLGISVDRYGKASIDETKLKEVITKEPDRVAGFFSRSITVDGTTEKKKVGLADKLQTVVNSFVDSKDGMITAKNKTYDKAMDDIAKKIEAFNVRMEAQRERYVKTFTALDTAMMQAESQMSYLSSQLTSSND, from the coding sequence ATGAGCGTATCCAGCAATATCAATTTTTTGGGATCCTATTCAGGGATCACTTCCGAATCAATCGATTCCTTGATCGCCGCGCAATCCGGCAAATTGACCCAATACAGCAACCAGAAAGAAGCCTTGACCAAAGAAAAAGCTGCCTGGTCTGACATTCAAACACGGTTGACCAATCTCAACACAAAAATGGACACCCTCATGGATCCAAAAAGTTTCTTTTCAAAAAAAACTACGAGTTCCGATGAAACAAAGCTCGCGGTCAGTGCGGGAACCAACGCCGTTCCTGGAAAGTATGAAATCACCGTCGAGAGATTAGCAAGCGCTTCTCGATTGACTTCCGGACAGATTCTGACGACCGGCCAAACAAACACCACTGCGCTAGGTTTCGAAGGCACATTCAAATTGTCTAGTCAGGATACAAACGAAATCGGCTCAAGCGATCCGAAAACACTGAAGCAGGTGGATATCACCATTGCCAATACGGATAGCTTGAAGGATGTCATCACCAAAATAAACGCCCAAACAAAAGACAGCGGCATTTCCGCTACGATCATCGACGGCCGCTTGTCCCTGGCGGATGCGCAGTTGGGTGACCGGACGATCGCTGTGACCAGTGCCACGGATCTGGCTGATAAGCTGGCCTTGGATCCTGCTGCGACCGGGACAGCCAAAGCCACCCTGGCTGCCGGAACTTCAGCCAAGGTGACCGTCAACAATACAATCACCTTGGAGCGCAACAGCAACACGATCACTGATGCGATCGAAGGCATGACGCTCAATCTGAAGGCAACTACAGTGGGCTCCTCTGTGTCCGTATCTGTTGCGGATGACACAGACAACACCCTGAAGGTCGTAAAGGATTTCGTTGAGCAATACAACTCGACAGTGAGCTTCATCACCGAAAAGCTGTCGGTCGGCAATCCGTCTTCCGAGACCAACGTGTCGGGTGCGCTCAGCGGTGACAGCACTCTGATGCGTCTGCAATCCAGCCTGAGACAAATGCTGACCGGCGGGGTGGCAATCCAGAAAGTGGATCCTTCCGACCCGAATGAAGCACAAAAATTTGATTTTATCGGTTCGCTGGGTATTTCTGTCGACCGCTACGGCAAAGCCAGCATCGATGAGACCAAACTGAAGGAAGTCATCACAAAGGAACCTGATCGGGTTGCCGGCTTCTTCAGCAGAAGCATTACGGTTGACGGGACCACCGAAAAGAAAAAAGTTGGTTTGGCAGATAAACTACAGACTGTGGTAAACAGTTTTGTCGATTCCAAAGACGGGATGATCACCGCCAAAAACAAAACGTATGATAAAGCGATGGATGACATCGCCAAGAAAATTGAAGCATTCAATGTACGGATGGAAGCGCAACGAGAGCGCTACGTTAAGACCTTTACGGCGTTGGACACGGCGATGATGCAAGCCGAGTCGCAGATGTCCTATCTGTCTAGCCAGTTGACCAGTTCCAATGACTAA
- the fliM gene encoding flagellar motor switch protein FliM has protein sequence MNKVLSQQEIDLLMESVKSGEIDTELVEEAEHVKVKTYDFRRPARLSKEYMTTLTMLLEEYAKIASNLITTQVRSNVTLRVASIEQISFDEFLHSVPYFTLMGLFRSEPQEGMQIVEINSQVCLQLLQLLCGSPDTRLSNTGNSKDSFTDIEIAILEEVVANFGHALQLAFRDIVELNVTMEAMETNAQLLQTMSPNEPVIMTTFIIELLEDQTFINLCIPYVFFESMLEKLSFRNWFHSGRTTDPSDKDNLTKNLQSVPVSVEVLLGKTIVSMDSFLQLELGDIITLDNPTHEPLVMSIENLPSYLVKPGVLGNKMAVEVLHYIGGDME, from the coding sequence GTGAATAAAGTTCTATCTCAACAGGAAATAGATTTGTTGATGGAAAGTGTGAAAAGTGGAGAAATTGACACTGAACTAGTAGAGGAAGCCGAACACGTTAAGGTCAAGACCTATGATTTCAGAAGGCCGGCACGGCTTTCTAAAGAGTATATGACGACTTTAACGATGTTGCTCGAGGAATATGCAAAGATTGCAAGTAATTTAATCACAACGCAGGTGCGTTCAAATGTTACGCTGCGGGTTGCTTCGATCGAACAAATCAGTTTTGATGAGTTTTTGCATTCTGTTCCTTACTTTACGTTGATGGGTCTGTTCCGCTCAGAACCACAAGAAGGTATGCAGATTGTCGAAATCAATTCTCAAGTTTGTCTGCAGTTATTGCAGCTGTTATGCGGCAGTCCGGATACAAGGCTGTCAAATACAGGAAACAGCAAAGACAGCTTTACGGATATCGAGATTGCCATTTTGGAAGAAGTGGTCGCTAATTTTGGGCATGCCCTGCAGTTGGCTTTCAGGGATATCGTGGAGCTGAATGTTACGATGGAAGCGATGGAAACGAATGCACAGCTGTTGCAGACGATGTCCCCCAATGAACCCGTCATCATGACTACGTTCATCATCGAATTGTTGGAGGATCAGACATTCATCAATTTGTGCATTCCGTATGTCTTTTTTGAGAGTATGTTGGAAAAGTTGAGTTTTCGTAATTGGTTCCATTCGGGTCGTACGACGGATCCTTCAGACAAAGATAACTTGACCAAAAATCTCCAATCTGTCCCAGTGTCCGTCGAGGTTTTACTTGGGAAGACAATCGTATCGATGGATAGTTTTTTGCAATTGGAGTTGGGTGATATCATCACCTTGGATAACCCTACACACGAGCCATTGGTCATGTCCATCGAGAATCTGCCAAGTTATTTGGTGAAGCCTGGTGTACTGGGAAATAAAATGGCGGTTGAGGTATTACACTATATCGGAGGAGACATGGAGTAA
- a CDS encoding flagellin yields the protein MRIGTNVAAINTYSNLSAANSSKAGSLAKLSSGLRINKAGDDAAGLAISEKMKNQVSGLTQASRNAQDGISLIQTAEGGLSETHSILNRMRDLTVQAANDTNSTEDRAAIQTEIKSLNEEIDRISKDTKFNGKALLDGDGGSVNIQIGANADDQALELDLSHGFGTRSTSTLETDAKDADDLVGTTKDDLDAAIAGGDPTTISDAQDDYDAAVEDAAAKSKAVVEAGADESGLNIARINVSTAEDAKAATTALDSAIQKVSDARAGLGANQNRLDHTINNLSTTKENLADANSRIVDVDMAEEMTSFTKSNILAQAATSMLAQANQMPQSVLSLLQ from the coding sequence ATGAGAATCGGAACAAACGTAGCAGCAATAAATACTTATTCAAACTTATCAGCAGCCAACTCTTCAAAAGCAGGCTCATTAGCAAAACTATCTTCAGGCTTACGCATCAATAAAGCTGGGGACGACGCAGCCGGGCTTGCAATCTCTGAAAAAATGAAAAACCAGGTGAGCGGATTGACGCAAGCAAGCCGCAACGCCCAGGATGGCATCTCTTTGATCCAAACGGCCGAAGGCGGTTTGAGCGAAACACACAGTATTCTGAATCGTATGCGCGACCTTACCGTCCAAGCAGCGAATGATACCAATTCAACAGAGGATAGAGCAGCAATCCAAACTGAAATTAAATCATTGAACGAAGAAATTGACCGTATTTCCAAAGACACCAAATTCAATGGTAAAGCACTTCTTGACGGAGATGGTGGTTCGGTTAATATCCAAATTGGCGCCAATGCAGATGATCAAGCGCTTGAGCTGGACTTGTCTCATGGGTTCGGGACTAGATCTACCAGTACTCTGGAAACTGATGCAAAAGATGCAGATGATTTGGTCGGTACCACTAAAGACGACTTAGATGCTGCTATAGCTGGTGGTGATCCTACTACGATTTCTGATGCACAAGATGATTATGATGCTGCTGTTGAAGATGCTGCTGCTAAATCTAAAGCTGTTGTTGAAGCTGGCGCTGACGAATCGGGATTAAACATAGCGAGAATAAATGTGTCAACTGCTGAAGATGCTAAGGCAGCAACAACAGCCCTTGATTCAGCCATTCAAAAAGTATCTGATGCTCGTGCAGGGTTAGGCGCAAATCAAAACCGCTTGGATCACACAATCAATAACTTATCGACAACAAAGGAAAATTTAGCTGATGCAAACTCACGTATCGTTGACGTGGATATGGCTGAAGAAATGACTTCATTCACGAAGTCAAACATCTTGGCGCAAGCTGCAACTTCTATGTTGGCGCAAGCGAACCAAATGCCACAATCTGTTCTTTCTTTGTTACAATAA
- the flgC gene encoding flagellar basal body rod protein FlgC: MSIFDSLHINSSGLSLERLKLDVISTNIANVNTTRTEEGGPYLKKTVSFEESMKRTMTPGLNGSTEKSFGVRPTEIASDETAVIREYDPTHIDADENGYVTKPNVNMADEMVDMMLTMRTYEANATALEASKDMLKRALQISAD, from the coding sequence ATGTCTATTTTTGATTCGTTGCATATCAACTCAAGCGGCCTGAGTCTGGAACGCTTGAAGTTGGATGTCATATCCACGAACATAGCGAATGTCAACACGACGCGAACGGAGGAAGGCGGTCCGTATTTGAAGAAGACGGTTTCTTTCGAGGAGAGTATGAAAAGGACAATGACTCCCGGACTTAACGGTTCGACAGAAAAGAGCTTCGGTGTGCGTCCGACTGAGATAGCTTCGGATGAAACGGCAGTCATCAGGGAGTATGACCCGACACATATAGACGCAGATGAAAATGGCTACGTCACCAAACCGAATGTGAATATGGCGGACGAGATGGTGGACATGATGCTGACGATGCGCACTTACGAGGCGAATGCTACTGCGTTGGAAGCAAGTAAAGATATGCTGAAGCGAGCGTTGCAGATTTCAGCTGATTAA
- the flgB gene encoding flagellar basal body rod protein FlgB: MNDINYSLLRNALNASSMRQEIISSNISNVNTDNYKVGQVQFESLLSQANNSLKMKQTNALHIGFDDLSQIDPVVTKRTDTAVKENGNNVDIDMEMANQAQNSLYYNALVTQLNAKYGLLNTAISS; this comes from the coding sequence ATGAATGACATAAATTATAGCTTGCTGAGAAATGCATTAAATGCATCCTCTATGCGGCAAGAGATTATTTCGAGTAACATTTCGAATGTTAATACAGACAACTATAAAGTGGGGCAAGTTCAATTTGAATCGCTTTTAAGTCAAGCAAACAATAGTTTGAAAATGAAACAAACGAACGCCTTGCATATCGGCTTCGACGATTTGTCCCAAATTGATCCGGTGGTGACAAAAAGGACGGATACTGCTGTCAAAGAGAACGGAAACAATGTGGACATTGACATGGAGATGGCGAATCAAGCTCAAAACAGTTTGTACTACAACGCATTAGTAACGCAATTGAATGCCAAGTATGGCCTTCTCAATACTGCTATATCCAGTTGA
- a CDS encoding response regulator, whose translation MAKSVMIVDDAAFMRMKLKDILEKNGYSVVAEAQNGVEAIEKYKEVRPEIVTMDITMPEMDGIEALKGIKGIDADAKVVMCSAMGQQGMVMDAIRAGAADFIVKPFDTDRVIKALDKVV comes from the coding sequence ATGGCGAAAAGTGTAATGATTGTTGATGATGCAGCATTTATGAGGATGAAACTGAAGGATATTCTGGAAAAGAATGGGTATAGTGTCGTAGCAGAAGCGCAGAATGGCGTCGAAGCGATCGAAAAATACAAAGAAGTGCGCCCGGAAATTGTGACGATGGACATTACGATGCCGGAAATGGACGGAATCGAGGCCTTGAAAGGAATCAAAGGGATCGATGCAGATGCGAAAGTGGTCATGTGCAGCGCCATGGGACAACAAGGCATGGTAATGGATGCCATCCGGGCAGGAGCGGCGGACTTCATCGTGAAACCTTTTGACACAGATCGCGTCATCAAAGCCTTAGATAAAGTCGTTTGA
- the fliS gene encoding flagellar export chaperone FliS, with the protein MYNRNKQNVYLQNQVMTATPKKLIILLYDGCIKFMNLAERAILDKKMEDAHINLIKAQNIVMELKATLNFEDGAAIAEELDTIYGHLNAALIKANVDKDAEQVKKCCSIMQDLRTSWVEV; encoded by the coding sequence ATGTATAACCGAAATAAGCAGAATGTTTATCTACAGAACCAAGTTATGACGGCAACGCCAAAGAAATTGATTATCCTGCTTTATGATGGCTGCATCAAATTCATGAATTTAGCGGAACGGGCGATCCTGGACAAGAAAATGGAGGATGCGCACATTAATCTGATCAAAGCCCAGAACATCGTCATGGAACTAAAGGCGACATTGAATTTTGAGGACGGGGCAGCAATCGCTGAAGAACTTGATACAATTTATGGCCATCTCAATGCGGCACTGATAAAAGCGAACGTCGACAAAGATGCGGAGCAAGTGAAAAAATGTTGCAGCATCATGCAGGATTTGAGAACATCGTGGGTTGAGGTTTAA
- the fliY gene encoding flagellar motor switch phosphatase FliY, with amino-acid sequence MSTEKLTQEEIDRMMSELTQAPVAASTTISQMESDIIGEVGNISMSQAATTLSEILGHKVHITTPKVSVRSIREVIDAAVKPKIVTAIGFKKGLTGNNLLLMDAQDSVIIANLMMGGDGQVTSTELTELELSAVGEAMNQMMGSSATAMATMLGKMIDIFPPEVQLVDDKDHFSVDIGMDNLNADVCLIAFQLEVEGILKSEIMQVFTMDAVKEISEIMLADQGEVLAPVERTHEARSGQPALQAEPEVVPIQKPAFQELNKSDRQHLPQNLELILDVPLEFSVMLGESKKTIKDILSLGTGSVVELNKLTEEPLSIYVNGKRIAEGEVVVINENFGIRITNILSKEKRIATL; translated from the coding sequence ATGAGCACGGAAAAACTAACACAAGAAGAAATCGACCGCATGATGAGTGAACTGACCCAAGCGCCTGTTGCCGCATCCACAACCATCAGCCAAATGGAGAGCGATATCATCGGGGAAGTCGGCAACATCTCAATGTCTCAAGCGGCTACGACATTGTCCGAAATCTTAGGGCATAAAGTACACATCACAACGCCCAAAGTATCCGTCAGAAGTATCCGTGAGGTGATAGATGCTGCGGTTAAGCCTAAAATCGTTACCGCAATCGGTTTCAAAAAAGGGCTGACAGGGAATAATCTCTTGCTGATGGATGCACAGGACTCCGTGATCATCGCCAATCTGATGATGGGCGGAGATGGCCAAGTAACCAGTACGGAATTAACGGAATTAGAGCTGAGTGCGGTCGGTGAAGCCATGAACCAGATGATGGGTTCTTCCGCAACGGCCATGGCAACCATGCTAGGGAAGATGATCGATATTTTCCCTCCGGAAGTGCAGCTGGTTGATGATAAGGACCACTTCAGCGTCGATATCGGTATGGATAATCTGAATGCGGATGTCTGTCTGATCGCATTCCAACTGGAAGTGGAAGGCATTCTGAAGAGTGAAATCATGCAGGTATTCACGATGGACGCGGTCAAAGAAATCTCCGAAATCATGTTGGCGGATCAAGGGGAAGTGCTTGCACCAGTCGAACGGACGCACGAAGCGCGTAGCGGACAGCCTGCTTTGCAGGCTGAGCCAGAGGTGGTTCCGATTCAAAAACCTGCTTTTCAGGAATTGAATAAATCCGATAGACAGCATCTTCCGCAAAACTTGGAACTGATACTGGATGTTCCGTTGGAATTCAGTGTGATGCTGGGAGAAAGCAAGAAAACAATCAAAGACATCCTTTCGTTAGGCACAGGCTCTGTTGTGGAATTGAACAAACTGACGGAAGAACCTTTGAGCATCTATGTGAACGGCAAACGGATCGCGGAAGGCGAAGTTGTAGTGATCAACGAGAATTTCGGTATCCGCATCACAAACATCCTGAGCAAAGAAAAACGCATCGCAACGCTATAG
- the flgM gene encoding flagellar biosynthesis anti-sigma factor FlgM: MKIGNGYNSYLKAIQKDTTHKETIKAEPLKPRVNEAAVKVEISEEAKRLAETTIASAPSAKAQEIKAAIQNGTYKVSADKIAAGMMKAIEEQGAGSE, encoded by the coding sequence ATGAAAATCGGCAACGGCTATAACAGTTACCTTAAAGCGATCCAAAAGGACACAACCCATAAAGAAACAATCAAGGCTGAACCGCTTAAACCAAGAGTGAATGAGGCGGCGGTAAAAGTCGAGATTTCCGAAGAAGCGAAACGCTTGGCTGAAACAACGATAGCTAGCGCCCCTAGCGCCAAAGCCCAAGAAATAAAAGCAGCCATCCAAAATGGTACGTATAAAGTAAGTGCCGATAAAATTGCAGCGGGCATGATGAAAGCGATCGAAGAGCAAGGAGCGGGCTCGGAATGA
- a CDS encoding chemotaxis protein CheW has protein sequence MQIIVFTLKEKYYAIPTEDVEEIVKEMPSTHVPKAPYWVEGLINIRGNAITLINLYKLLSNTSETEELCYNSIIILKNNDKKVAFAVDSVESVSEIDPQAVQMTDYANAKEVAGIIRLNNKMISLISMEALFSINEG, from the coding sequence ATGCAAATAATCGTCTTTACTTTAAAAGAAAAGTATTATGCCATACCTACTGAAGATGTCGAAGAAATAGTCAAGGAAATGCCTTCTACCCATGTGCCGAAAGCCCCGTACTGGGTGGAAGGATTGATCAATATCCGAGGAAATGCCATCACCCTGATTAATTTGTATAAATTACTAAGCAACACTAGTGAAACAGAAGAACTGTGTTACAATAGTATCATCATTTTGAAGAACAACGATAAAAAAGTTGCTTTTGCGGTGGACTCTGTTGAATCTGTTTCGGAAATTGATCCGCAAGCTGTACAAATGACTGACTATGCGAATGCAAAGGAAGTTGCAGGCATCATCAGACTAAACAACAAAATGATCAGTCTAATAAGTATGGAAGCATTATTTTCTATAAATGAGGGGTAA
- the flgK gene encoding flagellar hook-associated protein FlgK, with protein sequence MAGLFGVLKAGTNGMSAAQAAMQTTSNNISNANTEGYSRQRVNLVTNNPYTLSGVGQLGTGVRMESVTRVVDDYLVKQTFTENGSLEKFTQKADVLGQLESVFNEPSETGLNNKLTEFYESWKYLGNNPELTTSKTMVSQQAQTLTDTVSHMGAQLDTLQEGTVQAISKKVLDFNTKVEQLEAINTQIFSVVTKGEMPNTLLDQRDQLVGEISGITSVEVKTDAYQRTFISIEGEEILGANKRQELSVAIGAASGDGTRISTNGSTSKTVESSEAFPAGTLLLQKTAEDGSVQFTELSSKSGHISGSQEALVEIDRGIQELNQLVSTVAKAVNLVHSDNGTGIPFFDLGDDPDNIISNFKVNAAITEDPSKIVSGKSLTGQIAGDGTRARAISDIHSAALSYASEEPLAFDADTMKIIAQPNGTTTADAYNDIITRVGISKQQADFMMENQNEVVSFLEQRKSSISGVSINEEVVNIMKFQSAFQANAKVLAVTSEMLDTLINRTGV encoded by the coding sequence ATGGCAGGATTATTTGGAGTACTAAAAGCAGGAACGAACGGCATGAGCGCAGCGCAGGCGGCGATGCAGACAACAAGCAACAACATTTCAAACGCCAATACGGAAGGCTACTCCCGCCAACGGGTGAATTTGGTAACGAACAATCCTTACACGCTTTCTGGAGTGGGCCAACTCGGAACAGGCGTACGCATGGAATCCGTCACACGTGTCGTCGACGATTATTTGGTGAAGCAAACGTTCACGGAAAATGGTTCTTTGGAAAAATTCACGCAAAAAGCGGATGTATTGGGCCAACTGGAGTCCGTTTTCAACGAACCTTCCGAAACGGGTTTGAACAATAAACTGACCGAGTTTTATGAATCCTGGAAATATCTGGGGAATAATCCGGAACTGACGACATCCAAAACGATGGTCAGTCAGCAGGCGCAGACATTGACGGATACGGTCTCGCATATGGGCGCGCAATTGGACACCCTTCAGGAAGGCACCGTTCAGGCAATTTCAAAGAAAGTCTTGGACTTCAACACGAAAGTCGAGCAACTGGAGGCAATCAACACGCAAATTTTTTCCGTGGTCACAAAAGGCGAAATGCCGAATACCTTATTGGATCAGCGGGATCAATTGGTGGGGGAAATCTCAGGCATCACTTCGGTGGAAGTGAAGACGGATGCTTACCAACGGACATTCATCAGTATTGAGGGTGAAGAAATTCTCGGAGCAAATAAGCGCCAAGAATTAAGTGTAGCAATCGGAGCTGCTTCCGGAGACGGAACACGCATCTCGACCAACGGCAGCACCTCGAAAACGGTCGAATCATCCGAAGCTTTCCCAGCCGGAACGCTGTTGCTTCAGAAAACTGCTGAAGACGGTTCGGTGCAGTTTACGGAGCTCTCCAGCAAGAGCGGCCATATCAGCGGTTCCCAAGAAGCCCTGGTCGAAATCGATCGAGGCATCCAGGAATTGAACCAGCTGGTCTCGACTGTGGCAAAAGCGGTCAATTTGGTTCATAGCGACAATGGAACCGGGATTCCCTTTTTTGATTTGGGGGATGATCCGGATAATATCATTTCCAACTTCAAAGTGAATGCCGCCATCACGGAGGATCCAAGCAAGATTGTTTCAGGCAAATCGTTAACGGGCCAGATAGCCGGTGACGGCACCCGGGCGCGCGCCATTTCCGATATCCACTCAGCCGCGCTCAGCTACGCTTCGGAAGAACCGCTCGCTTTTGATGCGGACACGATGAAGATTATAGCGCAGCCAAATGGCACGACAACCGCGGATGCGTACAATGACATCATCACCCGAGTGGGGATTTCAAAGCAACAGGCCGACTTCATGATGGAGAACCAAAATGAAGTGGTTTCCTTCCTTGAGCAAAGGAAGAGTTCCATTTCAGGCGTTTCCATAAACGAAGAGGTTGTGAACATCATGAAATTCCAAAGTGCATTTCAGGCAAACGCTAAGGTGTTGGCCGTCACCTCCGAGATGCTGGACACTCTAATCAACCGGACGGGGGTATAA
- the fliE gene encoding flagellar hook-basal body complex protein FliE, with product MAISLPIYNLGSSPISSNLTSEISSLSGNTGIQNDNDTASFDNLLGKSMTMLNETQNASDAATQSLIMGDSENLHDVMIKATEAQLALDLAVQVRNKSLEAFNEIKNMQF from the coding sequence ATGGCTATCAGTTTACCCATATATAATTTAGGCAGCAGTCCCATCAGCAGCAACCTTACATCTGAAATCAGCTCATTAAGTGGAAATACTGGCATTCAGAACGATAACGATACAGCTTCGTTTGATAATCTTCTTGGAAAATCCATGACGATGCTGAATGAAACGCAGAATGCCTCCGATGCGGCAACGCAAAGTCTGATCATGGGGGACAGTGAGAATCTGCATGATGTCATGATAAAGGCTACTGAAGCGCAGCTGGCCCTTGATTTGGCAGTGCAGGTCAGAAATAAAAGTCTGGAAGCTTTCAATGAAATCAAAAATATGCAATTTTAA